One Pseudonocardia abyssalis DNA segment encodes these proteins:
- a CDS encoding SDR family NAD(P)-dependent oxidoreductase, with protein MTHDIAIVTGAGQGFGLALTAALAARGTTVLATGRDAGRLRAATADLPGVVAVPGDVTDAAHRTGLVATAQRLGGLDLLVHNAGELGPSPLPPLSAYPLDALRAVHETTVVAALALTQLALPLLRAAGAPTIVALSSDAAVEAYGGWGGYGSAKAALDHLAAVLGVEEPGVRVYAVDPGDMRTAMHQRAFPGEDISDRPEPHTVVPAFLRLLDERPPGGRYRAADLPAVRS; from the coding sequence ATGACCCACGACATCGCCATCGTCACCGGGGCCGGCCAGGGCTTCGGCCTCGCCCTCACCGCCGCCCTCGCCGCACGCGGCACCACCGTCCTCGCGACGGGCCGCGACGCCGGACGCCTCCGGGCCGCCACCGCCGACCTCCCCGGCGTCGTCGCCGTGCCGGGGGACGTCACCGACGCCGCGCACCGCACCGGGCTCGTCGCCACCGCGCAGCGCCTCGGCGGGCTCGACCTGCTCGTGCACAACGCGGGCGAGCTCGGCCCGTCGCCGCTGCCGCCACTGTCCGCCTATCCCCTCGACGCCCTGCGCGCCGTCCACGAGACCACCGTCGTCGCCGCACTGGCGCTGACCCAGCTCGCCCTCCCACTGCTGCGGGCCGCGGGCGCGCCCACGATCGTCGCGCTCAGCTCGGACGCCGCCGTCGAGGCCTACGGGGGCTGGGGCGGGTACGGCTCGGCGAAGGCCGCCCTCGACCACCTCGCCGCGGTGCTCGGCGTCGAGGAGCCGGGCGTGCGGGTCTACGCGGTCGATCCGGGCGACATGCGCACCGCGATGCACCAGCGCGCGTTCCCCGGCGAGGACATCTCCGACCGGCCCGAGCCGCACACCGTCGTCCCGGCCTTCCTGCGCCTCCTCGACGAGCGCCCGCCCGGCGGCCGGTACCGCGCCGCCGACCTGCCGGCGGTGAGGTCGTGA
- a CDS encoding S-adenosylmethionine:tRNA ribosyltransferase-isomerase gives MTRARPTTRFTAGPSATRPPAVRDGVRLMVAGERIGHRRFRDLPAMLEPGDLLVVNTSDTEPAALPGRRADGRPVLLHVSGPGRGGGLVVELRTPDGRRVTDAVAGEPVALPAGVVATLHAEVPGAAPGRLWRATIPVEGGVARYLAAAGRPIRYSYVREQWPLAEYRTVFATPVPGELGSAEMPSAGRPFTPAVLDALRARGVAIAEIVLHTGVSSPEADEVPLPERYRVPETTAAAVNATRGRVVAVGTTVTRALETAAAPDGTVHPAQGWTDLVLGPDHPARVVDGLVTGWHEPEASHLLLLEAVAGAELVGRAYAASDERPYQWHEFGDSCLLLPTRSVTRRAR, from the coding sequence GTGACCCGGGCCCGGCCCACCACCCGGTTCACCGCGGGCCCGTCCGCCACCCGACCCCCCGCGGTGCGCGACGGCGTCCGCCTGATGGTCGCCGGGGAGCGGATCGGGCACCGGCGGTTCCGCGACCTCCCGGCCATGTTGGAGCCGGGTGACCTCCTCGTCGTCAACACCTCCGACACCGAACCCGCCGCGCTGCCCGGCCGGCGCGCGGACGGGCGGCCCGTGCTGCTGCACGTCTCCGGGCCCGGTCGCGGCGGCGGGCTGGTGGTCGAGCTCCGCACGCCCGACGGCCGGCGCGTCACCGATGCCGTCGCGGGCGAGCCGGTCGCCCTGCCCGCCGGGGTCGTCGCGACGCTGCACGCCGAGGTCCCGGGGGCGGCGCCCGGACGGCTGTGGCGGGCGACGATCCCCGTCGAGGGCGGGGTGGCGCGCTACCTCGCCGCCGCGGGCCGCCCGATCCGCTACTCCTACGTCCGGGAGCAGTGGCCGCTCGCCGAGTACCGCACGGTGTTCGCGACGCCGGTGCCCGGCGAGCTCGGCAGTGCCGAGATGCCGAGCGCGGGCCGCCCGTTCACCCCGGCCGTGCTCGACGCCCTGCGCGCCCGCGGCGTCGCCATCGCCGAGATCGTGCTGCACACCGGCGTGTCCTCCCCGGAGGCCGACGAGGTGCCACTGCCGGAGCGGTACCGGGTGCCGGAGACCACGGCCGCCGCGGTGAACGCCACCCGCGGGCGGGTCGTCGCCGTCGGCACGACGGTCACGCGCGCACTGGAGACGGCCGCCGCACCGGACGGCACCGTCCACCCCGCGCAGGGCTGGACCGACCTGGTGCTCGGCCCGGACCACCCCGCCCGCGTCGTCGACGGGCTCGTCACCGGGTGGCACGAACCGGAGGCGTCGCACCTGCTGCTGCTCGAGGCCGTCGCCGGTGCGGAGCTGGTGGGGCGGGCCTACGCCGCGTCCGACGAGCGGCCCTACCAGTGGCACGAGTTCGGCGACTCCTGCCTGCTGCTCCCGACACGGAGCGTCACTCGTCGCGCTCGGTGA
- a CDS encoding transglycosylase SLT domain-containing protein: MAGHRSPQGTRARRAPSGSARHHAADRPAPTGPSLRNTVVASAAAVGAVATGTFTALLPSPGDSATAADATETIDAALVSADSTFIADLPSAATGMLAPVSYDTATTDGAEIADLAFLDKAHVMAQELAERQAEEQRIAAERAELDAVIAEGGLDGWIAEALDILDLSQSLAPSVHNIIMKESGGNPRAINNWDSNARAGTPSQGLMQTIPSTYRHYVHPSLADQPITHPVANITAGIRYMIDTYGLDTLEAGGRTNSAGSYVGY, translated from the coding sequence GTGGCTGGACATCGTTCCCCGCAGGGCACGCGAGCGCGTCGCGCCCCCTCCGGCTCCGCGCGGCATCACGCCGCCGACCGCCCCGCCCCCACGGGCCCGTCGCTGCGCAACACCGTGGTCGCCTCGGCCGCCGCGGTCGGAGCGGTCGCCACCGGCACCTTCACCGCACTGCTCCCCTCCCCCGGTGACTCGGCCACCGCCGCCGATGCCACCGAGACCATCGACGCCGCTCTCGTATCGGCCGACTCCACGTTCATCGCCGACCTGCCCTCGGCCGCCACGGGCATGCTCGCGCCGGTCTCCTACGACACCGCGACCACCGACGGTGCCGAGATCGCCGACCTCGCGTTCCTCGACAAGGCCCACGTCATGGCCCAGGAACTGGCCGAGCGCCAGGCCGAGGAGCAGCGCATCGCCGCCGAGCGCGCCGAGCTCGACGCCGTCATCGCCGAGGGCGGTCTCGACGGCTGGATCGCCGAGGCCCTCGACATCCTCGACCTGTCGCAGTCGCTCGCGCCGTCGGTCCACAACATCATCATGAAGGAGTCGGGCGGCAACCCCCGCGCGATCAACAACTGGGACTCCAACGCCCGCGCGGGCACGCCGTCGCAGGGCCTCATGCAGACGATCCCGTCGACCTACCGGCACTACGTGCACCCGAGCCTGGCCGACCAGCCCATCACGCACCCGGTCGCGAACATCACCGCCGGCATCCGCTACATGATCGACACCTACGGCCTCGACACCCTCGAGGCGGGCGGGCGCACCAACTCCGCCGGCAGCTACGTCGGCTACTGA
- a CDS encoding RNA-binding S4 domain-containing protein: MRIDDVPLTGEPIRLGQFLKLAGLAEDGGHARELIEAGEVEVNGRPESRRGAQLRAGDVVAVHGRKARPVL; this comes from the coding sequence ATGCGCATCGACGACGTCCCGCTCACCGGTGAGCCCATCCGCCTGGGCCAGTTCCTCAAGCTCGCCGGGCTGGCCGAGGACGGCGGCCACGCCCGCGAGCTGATCGAGGCGGGCGAGGTCGAGGTCAACGGCCGCCCGGAGAGCCGCCGGGGCGCCCAGCTGCGGGCCGGCGACGTCGTCGCGGTGCACGGGCGCAAGGCCCGGCCGGTGCTCTGA
- a CDS encoding acyltransferase family protein, producing MTSTGPAPAAPGPSVATQRRFRPELQGLRAVAVVLVVVYHVWFNRVSGGVDVFFVITGFLLTGQLLRSTTRTAVPVLRQWARTLGRLLPAALIVLLGTVLGSALVLPESRWLQAVREVLASSLFLQNWQLAADSVDYAAQNNSASVVQHFWSLSIQVQVMLAAPVLMLAVVAAARSTGASPRRHLTYLLAGVFVLSLGFSILLTSVDQPFAYFHTVTRLWEFAFGGLLALAIDRVRLSAWLRVRLGWTGLVGLVACGLVLQVDAVFPGYAALWPTTCAALVLLAGDTGSRSGADRILSSAPLRRLGDLSYALYLWHWPLLVLVLVSTRQEQLGLGAGLTVIAVALALSVVTEWIVQRPKDPFRVAVAGLAVVLAVTASWQLVAVARTSSDGVVGSDLHPGAVGGDVPVADLLPAPAGVTEDWVRLENWDCAPLSRFPWDSCRLPVAEEPQRRIVLVGDSHVQQFAGALVPIAERSGWQLISMVFGACPFSTVSEVVPDEQACLDWNEAAAAEIADLQPDAVVTLASRDVRVGLTEQTPDGFVQRWQQLADLGIPVLAVRDNPRFDYSPADCIQQVGRGAVECGVAREEVYAPDPPYAARTDVPSNVAFLDIADAVCDDVLCPAERGNVLVYMDDNHLTATYAASMATLLEGRIRGSLGW from the coding sequence ATGACGAGTACCGGACCCGCACCAGCGGCTCCCGGGCCCTCCGTCGCGACGCAGCGTCGGTTCCGCCCCGAACTACAGGGCCTGCGTGCGGTCGCGGTCGTTCTCGTCGTCGTCTACCACGTGTGGTTCAACCGGGTCTCCGGTGGCGTCGACGTCTTCTTCGTGATCACGGGCTTCCTGCTCACCGGCCAGTTGCTGCGCTCCACCACGCGCACCGCGGTGCCGGTGCTGCGGCAGTGGGCGCGGACGCTGGGGCGGCTGCTGCCTGCCGCTCTCATCGTCCTGCTGGGCACGGTCCTCGGCAGCGCTCTGGTGCTGCCGGAGTCGCGGTGGCTGCAGGCGGTGCGCGAGGTGCTGGCGTCGTCGCTGTTCCTGCAGAACTGGCAGCTGGCGGCCGACTCCGTCGACTACGCGGCCCAGAACAACTCCGCGAGCGTCGTGCAGCACTTCTGGTCGCTGTCGATCCAGGTGCAGGTCATGCTGGCCGCGCCCGTCCTGATGCTGGCCGTGGTGGCCGCCGCCCGCAGTACCGGCGCCTCCCCGCGCCGCCACCTGACGTACCTGCTCGCCGGTGTGTTCGTCCTGTCGCTGGGCTTCTCGATCCTGCTCACCTCGGTGGACCAGCCCTTCGCCTACTTCCACACCGTCACGCGGCTGTGGGAGTTCGCGTTCGGCGGGCTGCTCGCGCTGGCGATCGACCGCGTGCGCCTCTCGGCGTGGCTGCGGGTGCGGCTGGGCTGGACCGGGCTCGTCGGGCTGGTGGCCTGTGGGCTGGTGCTCCAGGTCGACGCCGTGTTCCCCGGCTACGCGGCGCTCTGGCCGACGACCTGCGCCGCGCTCGTGCTCCTGGCGGGCGACACCGGATCCCGCTCGGGCGCCGACCGGATCCTGTCCAGCGCGCCGCTGCGCCGCCTGGGGGACCTCAGCTACGCCCTCTACCTCTGGCACTGGCCGCTGCTGGTGCTGGTGCTGGTGTCGACGCGCCAGGAGCAGCTCGGCCTCGGCGCGGGCCTCACCGTCATCGCGGTGGCGCTGGCCCTGTCGGTGGTCACCGAGTGGATCGTGCAGCGTCCGAAGGACCCGTTCCGGGTGGCCGTCGCCGGGCTCGCCGTCGTGCTGGCGGTCACCGCGAGCTGGCAGCTCGTCGCGGTCGCGCGGACCTCCAGCGACGGAGTGGTCGGCAGCGACCTGCACCCGGGTGCCGTCGGCGGCGACGTCCCGGTCGCCGACCTGCTGCCGGCACCCGCCGGCGTCACCGAGGACTGGGTGCGGTTGGAGAACTGGGACTGCGCGCCGCTGTCGCGGTTCCCGTGGGACTCCTGCCGCCTGCCCGTCGCCGAGGAGCCCCAGCGGCGGATCGTCCTGGTGGGCGACTCCCACGTGCAGCAGTTCGCCGGCGCGCTCGTGCCGATCGCGGAGCGGTCCGGTTGGCAGCTCATCTCGATGGTGTTCGGCGCCTGCCCGTTCTCCACGGTCTCGGAGGTCGTCCCCGACGAGCAGGCCTGCCTCGACTGGAACGAGGCCGCGGCCGCGGAGATCGCCGATCTGCAGCCGGACGCCGTCGTCACCCTCGCCAGCCGAGACGTCCGCGTCGGGCTCACCGAACAGACGCCGGACGGCTTCGTGCAGCGCTGGCAGCAGCTCGCCGACCTCGGGATCCCGGTCCTCGCCGTCCGCGACAACCCCCGCTTCGACTACTCCCCCGCCGACTGCATCCAGCAGGTCGGACGCGGCGCCGTCGAGTGCGGGGTGGCGCGGGAGGAGGTCTACGCACCGGACCCGCCGTACGCCGCGCGCACCGACGTGCCGTCGAACGTCGCGTTCCTCGACATCGCCGACGCCGTCTGCGACGACGTCCTGTGCCCCGCCGAGCGCGGCAACGTGCTCGTCTACATGGACGACAACCACCTGACGGCGACGTACGCCGCGTCGATGGCCACGCTCCTGGAGGGCCGGATCCGCGGATCGCTAGGCTGGTGA
- a CDS encoding UPF0182 family protein codes for MRPPVGAPTLTRRTRILLAVAGVLVLLLLGGSRLINFYIDWLWFGEVGFRGVFTTILFTRIVQFLAGGLLIGGLVALALWIAYRSRPVFVPLSGPEDPIARYRTVIIQRLRLFAIGIPVAVGLIAGLAAQGDWQIVQQFLNSTPFGIADPEFGLDVSFYAFQLPFYRLLLNWLFVGVAISFVVALVTHYIFGGIRLTGRGGQVSGAARAQLAVLAGVFVLLKAVAYWLDRYELLFSDRNPLFNGATYTDLNAVMPAKLILLFISLICAAAFFVAVFRNNLQLPAIATVLLVLSSVLVGAAWPAILQQFVVAPNAQAREAVSIERNIAATRDAYGLTDATVTEVPYSGESEATPAEVRAETATIPNIRILDPAQLTDTFTQLQQRRTFYGFPETLDIDRYRGTDGTMQDYIVGLRELRTAGLAGNQTDWINQQLVYTHGNGIVVAPANQVNAALDDAGGEGGLPRFTSIDTTNSMSEALPESLRVEQPRTYYGELIQGYSIVGAPEGAPPVEYDSDTQQYTYDGKGGVPLDNIVNRLAFSAYYGERNILFNNSINENSKIMYVRDPADRVELVAPWLTVDGDPYPSVVDGRITWIVDGYTSLDNYPYAERTQLGEATADTLAGGPGVRPELNREVSYLRNSVKATVDAYDGTVTLYAFDESDPVLQTWMKTFPDTVQPSSAISPSLREHVRYPEDLFKVQRDLLTSYHVDNPGEFFSNVSFWEVPSDPTPAGGGAGGLAQPPYYLLAGQPGGQASGDPSFQLTSALVFQNRDILSAYMSASSDPGTYGQITLLQLPPDTQELGPQQVQSRFVGTPVVSQELGLLARNGQSSVINGNLLTLPVAGGLLYVEPVYIQRANEDSSYPQLARVLVSYNGRVGFAPDLATALDQVFGAGAAADVPTTPGTVAPDPGTAVPNTGAGATPELAAAAAGIQTAITNLKAAQQSGDFAAQGTALAALDAAVQQFQAAQAAQPAG; via the coding sequence ATGCGGCCCCCGGTGGGAGCCCCGACGCTCACTCGTCGCACCCGGATCCTGCTCGCCGTCGCGGGCGTGCTGGTCCTGTTGTTGCTCGGTGGATCGCGGCTGATCAACTTCTACATCGACTGGCTGTGGTTCGGCGAGGTCGGGTTCCGGGGCGTGTTCACCACGATCCTGTTCACCCGCATCGTGCAGTTCCTCGCGGGCGGGCTGCTGATCGGCGGCCTGGTGGCGCTGGCCCTGTGGATCGCCTACCGGTCGCGGCCGGTGTTCGTGCCGCTGTCGGGCCCCGAGGACCCGATCGCCCGCTACCGCACCGTGATCATCCAGCGGCTGCGGCTGTTCGCGATCGGCATCCCCGTCGCGGTCGGCCTCATCGCCGGGCTCGCGGCGCAGGGCGACTGGCAGATCGTGCAGCAGTTCCTCAACTCCACGCCGTTCGGCATCGCCGACCCCGAGTTCGGCCTCGACGTCAGCTTCTACGCGTTCCAGCTGCCGTTCTACCGGCTGCTGCTGAACTGGCTGTTCGTCGGCGTGGCGATCAGCTTCGTGGTCGCGCTCGTCACCCACTACATCTTCGGCGGCATCCGGCTCACCGGCCGCGGCGGCCAGGTCTCCGGCGCCGCGCGCGCCCAGCTCGCCGTCCTCGCGGGCGTGTTCGTGCTGCTCAAGGCCGTCGCCTACTGGCTCGACCGCTACGAGCTGCTGTTCTCCGACCGCAACCCGCTGTTCAACGGTGCCACCTACACCGACCTCAACGCGGTGATGCCGGCCAAGCTGATCCTGCTGTTCATCTCGCTGATCTGCGCGGCCGCGTTCTTCGTCGCGGTGTTCCGCAACAACCTCCAGCTCCCCGCGATCGCCACCGTCCTGCTGGTGCTCTCCAGCGTGCTCGTGGGTGCCGCGTGGCCCGCGATCCTGCAGCAGTTCGTCGTCGCCCCCAACGCGCAGGCGCGGGAGGCGGTGTCGATCGAGCGCAACATCGCCGCCACCCGTGACGCGTACGGCCTCACCGACGCCACGGTCACCGAGGTGCCCTACAGCGGCGAGTCCGAGGCCACCCCGGCCGAGGTGCGGGCCGAGACGGCCACGATCCCGAACATCCGGATCCTGGACCCGGCCCAGCTCACCGACACGTTCACGCAGCTCCAGCAGCGCCGCACGTTCTACGGCTTCCCGGAGACCCTCGACATCGACCGCTACCGCGGCACCGACGGCACGATGCAGGACTACATCGTCGGCCTGCGCGAGCTGCGCACCGCGGGCCTCGCCGGCAACCAGACGGACTGGATCAACCAGCAGCTCGTCTACACCCACGGCAACGGCATCGTCGTCGCCCCGGCGAACCAGGTGAACGCCGCACTCGACGACGCGGGCGGCGAGGGCGGCCTGCCCCGCTTCACCAGCATCGACACCACCAACTCGATGAGCGAGGCCCTGCCGGAGAGCCTGCGGGTCGAGCAGCCGCGCACCTACTACGGCGAGCTGATCCAGGGCTACTCGATCGTCGGCGCCCCGGAGGGTGCCCCGCCGGTCGAGTACGACTCCGACACGCAGCAGTACACCTACGACGGCAAGGGCGGGGTCCCGCTCGACAACATCGTCAACCGGCTCGCCTTCTCCGCCTACTACGGCGAGCGCAACATCCTCTTCAACAACTCGATCAACGAGAACTCGAAGATCATGTACGTGCGCGACCCGGCCGACCGTGTCGAGCTGGTCGCGCCGTGGCTGACGGTCGACGGCGACCCGTACCCCTCCGTCGTCGACGGGCGGATCACCTGGATCGTCGACGGCTACACCAGCCTCGACAACTACCCCTACGCCGAGCGCACGCAGCTCGGTGAGGCCACCGCCGACACGCTCGCCGGTGGGCCGGGGGTGCGCCCGGAGCTCAACCGCGAGGTCAGCTACCTGCGCAACTCGGTGAAGGCCACCGTCGACGCCTACGACGGCACCGTCACGCTCTACGCGTTCGACGAGTCCGACCCGGTCCTGCAGACGTGGATGAAGACCTTCCCCGACACGGTGCAGCCGTCCTCGGCGATCAGCCCGAGCCTGCGCGAGCACGTGCGTTACCCGGAGGACCTGTTCAAGGTCCAGCGCGACCTGCTCACCAGCTACCACGTCGACAACCCCGGCGAGTTCTTCTCGAACGTCTCGTTCTGGGAGGTGCCCTCGGACCCGACCCCGGCCGGTGGCGGGGCGGGCGGGCTCGCGCAGCCGCCGTACTACCTGCTGGCCGGGCAGCCGGGCGGCCAGGCGTCGGGTGACCCGTCGTTCCAGCTCACCAGCGCGCTGGTGTTCCAGAACCGCGACATCCTCTCGGCGTACATGTCGGCGAGCTCCGATCCGGGGACCTACGGCCAGATCACGCTCCTGCAGTTGCCCCCGGACACCCAGGAGCTGGGTCCGCAGCAGGTGCAGAGCCGGTTCGTCGGCACACCGGTGGTGAGCCAGGAGCTCGGCCTGCTCGCCCGCAACGGGCAGAGCTCCGTGATCAACGGCAACCTGCTGACGCTGCCCGTGGCCGGTGGTCTGCTCTACGTGGAGCCGGTCTACATCCAGCGCGCCAACGAGGACTCCAGCTACCCGCAGCTCGCCCGCGTCCTGGTGAGCTACAACGGCCGCGTCGGTTTCGCCCCCGACCTGGCCACGGCACTGGACCAGGTGTTCGGCGCGGGGGCCGCGGCCGATGTGCCGACGACCCCGGGCACCGTCGCACCCGACCCCGGAACCGCGGTGCCGAACACCGGTGCGGGCGCCACCCCGGAGCTCGCGGCGGCCGCCGCGGGGATCCAGACCGCCATCACCAACCTGAAGGCGGCTCAGCAGAGCGGCGACTTCGCAGCCCAGGGCACGGCACTGGCCGCGCTCGACGCCGCGGTGCAGCAGTTCCAGGCCGCCCAGGCGGCGCAGCCGGCCGGCTGA
- a CDS encoding YlbL family protein, with amino-acid sequence MLTVVAATLLALSLGVIGATLPVPFVALGPGPTYDTLGEYEGAPIIDVADLPTYPTSGHLNMTTVSVTDKLSLFTALALWLSPERRLVPREPIFPSDRSTQEVQDENAAQFTSSELNAVSAALTELGTPASVVVVGVVADSPADGLLELQDQIVSVDGVPVSTAEAVTEQLGGSAPGQTASLVVRRAGEELTVPVVLGTRPDRPQGFLGITPGLGPLPGADVTISLGGIGGPSAGLMFALGVVDKLTPGELTGGTFVAGTGSIGPSGAVSAIDGVPFKMIAAREVGATVFLVPAANCEEAAATAPAGLTLVRVDTLDDAVSSLDALRDGSATPPC; translated from the coding sequence ATGTTGACCGTCGTGGCCGCCACGCTGCTGGCGCTGTCCCTCGGCGTGATCGGCGCGACGCTGCCGGTGCCGTTCGTCGCGCTCGGACCCGGGCCGACGTACGACACGCTGGGCGAGTACGAGGGCGCGCCGATCATCGACGTCGCCGACCTCCCGACGTACCCGACGTCCGGGCACCTCAACATGACGACGGTGTCGGTCACCGACAAGCTCTCGCTGTTCACCGCGCTGGCCCTCTGGCTGTCGCCGGAGCGTCGGCTGGTCCCCCGCGAGCCGATCTTCCCGTCCGACCGGTCCACGCAGGAGGTCCAGGACGAGAACGCGGCCCAGTTCACCTCCTCGGAGCTCAACGCGGTGTCCGCGGCACTGACCGAGCTCGGCACGCCCGCGTCCGTGGTCGTGGTCGGGGTCGTCGCCGATTCGCCCGCCGACGGCCTGCTCGAGCTGCAGGACCAGATCGTCAGCGTCGACGGCGTCCCGGTGAGCACGGCGGAGGCCGTCACGGAGCAGCTCGGCGGGTCGGCGCCGGGTCAGACGGCGTCGCTCGTGGTCCGCCGGGCCGGTGAGGAGCTGACGGTGCCGGTCGTCCTCGGGACGCGGCCGGACCGCCCGCAGGGTTTCCTGGGGATCACCCCGGGCCTCGGCCCGCTGCCCGGCGCCGACGTCACGATCAGCCTCGGCGGGATCGGTGGCCCGTCGGCGGGACTGATGTTCGCGCTCGGCGTCGTCGACAAGCTGACGCCGGGGGAGCTCACCGGCGGCACGTTCGTCGCGGGAACGGGGTCGATCGGGCCGTCGGGCGCGGTGTCGGCGATCGACGGTGTCCCGTTCAAGATGATCGCCGCCCGCGAGGTCGGGGCCACGGTGTTCCTCGTGCCCGCGGCGAACTGCGAGGAAGCGGCCGCGACGGCACCCGCCGGGCTCACCCTCGTCCGCGTCGACACCCTCGACGACGCCGTCAGCAGCCTGGACGCGCTGCGCGACGGCTCGGCGACGCCGCCCTGCTGA
- a CDS encoding zinc-dependent metalloprotease, giving the protein MTDKPPFGFGPSDRDDSDKGRDEGPDRSGADGPVDPFGFGNLPGMPPGGLPGLGGLPGMGGPGGFDVSQLGQMLTQLGQMLSQAQSSGDGPVNYDLAAQMATQQLAATSSSLTGAQRSAVSDAVKLAELWLDAATGFPAGATSTKAWSASEWVTASMPTWKRLVDPVARRMGSAWTDALPEEARAAAGPMMAMLGQMGGLAFGTQLGQGLATLAAEVLTSTDIGIPVGPDRVAALLPENVEKFTKDLDRPASEVLLFLAAREAAHQRLFAHVGWLKERLLRTVEEYAQGITIDTSKIEELARGIDPSNPAAIQEAMGSGMFEPETTPEQKAALARLETLLALIEGWVDAVVAEAIGERLPGAEALRETLRRRRASGGPAEQTFATVVGLELRPRRLRAAAELWRLLGEQRGAEGRDALWAHPDLIPSADDLDDPAAFVARDEVGDPIAELEKLADTEAAPDPEDDGKKDS; this is encoded by the coding sequence ATGACTGACAAGCCGCCGTTCGGGTTCGGACCCTCCGACCGCGACGACTCCGACAAGGGACGGGACGAGGGCCCCGACAGGTCGGGCGCCGACGGCCCGGTCGATCCCTTCGGCTTCGGCAACCTCCCCGGGATGCCCCCGGGTGGGCTCCCCGGCCTCGGGGGCCTGCCCGGCATGGGCGGTCCGGGCGGGTTCGACGTCAGCCAGCTCGGGCAGATGCTCACCCAGCTCGGGCAGATGCTCAGCCAGGCGCAGAGCAGCGGCGACGGGCCGGTCAACTACGACCTCGCCGCGCAGATGGCCACGCAGCAGCTCGCCGCCACCAGTTCGTCGCTGACGGGCGCGCAGCGCTCCGCGGTGTCCGACGCCGTGAAGCTGGCGGAGCTGTGGCTCGACGCCGCCACCGGGTTCCCGGCGGGCGCCACGTCGACGAAGGCCTGGTCGGCGAGCGAGTGGGTCACCGCGAGCATGCCCACCTGGAAGCGCCTGGTCGACCCGGTCGCGCGCCGGATGGGCAGCGCGTGGACCGACGCGCTGCCCGAGGAGGCGCGCGCCGCCGCCGGCCCGATGATGGCGATGCTCGGCCAGATGGGCGGGCTCGCGTTCGGCACCCAGCTCGGGCAGGGTCTCGCCACGCTCGCCGCGGAGGTGCTGACCTCCACCGACATCGGCATCCCCGTCGGCCCCGACCGCGTCGCCGCGCTGCTGCCGGAGAACGTCGAGAAGTTCACGAAGGACCTCGACCGCCCGGCGAGCGAGGTGCTGTTGTTCCTCGCCGCGCGCGAGGCCGCGCACCAGCGCCTGTTCGCGCACGTCGGCTGGCTCAAGGAGCGGCTGCTGCGCACCGTCGAGGAGTACGCGCAGGGCATCACGATCGACACCTCGAAGATCGAGGAACTGGCCCGCGGCATCGACCCGTCCAACCCGGCGGCGATCCAGGAGGCCATGGGCTCCGGGATGTTCGAGCCCGAGACCACACCCGAGCAGAAGGCCGCCCTCGCGCGGCTGGAGACGCTGCTCGCCCTGATCGAGGGCTGGGTCGACGCGGTCGTGGCCGAGGCGATCGGCGAGCGCCTGCCCGGCGCGGAGGCGCTGCGCGAGACGTTGCGGCGCCGTCGCGCGTCCGGTGGGCCGGCGGAGCAGACGTTCGCCACGGTCGTCGGGCTGGAGCTGCGGCCGCGGCGGCTGCGCGCCGCCGCGGAGCTGTGGCGGCTGCTCGGCGAGCAGCGGGGCGCGGAGGGCCGCGACGCGCTGTGGGCCCACCCGGACCTCATCCCGTCCGCCGACGACCTCGACGACCCGGCCGCGTTCGTCGCCCGCGACGAGGTGGGCGACCCGATCGCGGAGCTGGAGAAGCTGGCCGACACCGAGGCCGCTCCCGACCCCGAGGACGACGGGAAGAAGGACAGCTAG
- a CDS encoding M48 metallopeptidase family protein, producing MALPAVVEVRRSHRRKRMVSARREGDTVIVFIPGWMSESEERRWVDEMVSRLERSEARRRSPGRTGDDALLRRCLDLNRRHLDGLAVPETVRWVPTMRTRWASCTPADRTIRISERLRDAPGWVVDYVLVHELAHLLEPGHDEKFWTWVRRYPRTERAMGYLEGLSAAAGLGLVGTDGDEPEPEPEPD from the coding sequence ATGGCGTTGCCCGCGGTCGTCGAGGTCCGGCGCAGTCATCGCCGCAAGCGCATGGTCAGCGCGCGGCGCGAGGGCGACACCGTGATCGTGTTCATCCCCGGGTGGATGAGCGAGAGCGAGGAACGCCGCTGGGTCGACGAGATGGTGTCGCGGCTGGAGCGCAGCGAGGCCCGGCGCCGTTCCCCGGGCCGCACCGGCGACGACGCGCTGCTCCGCCGCTGCCTCGACCTCAACCGCCGCCACCTCGACGGGCTCGCCGTGCCGGAGACCGTCCGCTGGGTGCCCACGATGCGCACCCGCTGGGCGTCCTGCACGCCCGCGGACAGGACGATCCGGATCAGCGAGCGGCTGCGCGACGCGCCGGGCTGGGTCGTCGACTACGTGCTCGTGCACGAGCTCGCGCACCTGCTCGAACCCGGCCACGACGAGAAGTTCTGGACCTGGGTGCGCCGCTACCCGCGAACCGAGCGCGCGATGGGTTACCTCGAGGGGCTCTCCGCGGCCGCCGGGCTGGGGCTGGTCGGCACCGACGGCGACGAGCCCGAGCCCGAGCCCGAGCCCGACTAG